The Lycium barbarum isolate Lr01 chromosome 9, ASM1917538v2, whole genome shotgun sequence genome has a segment encoding these proteins:
- the LOC132609298 gene encoding BTB/POZ and TAZ domain-containing protein 3-like, with the protein MASPDLHTPWLSSAIESFGGSFNIHTEDEGTAHSVVEFLEDPNSSDCNVPPNIPKPPPVPGKIHSKAASSRQLANYDCVPKETIDTWDKLFKEGYGADVHIITEDGSFIPAHYPLLSVASPVLGNLLQQSKVRNGIRCIKIAGVPHDAVYVFIRFLYSACYDEGDIKKFVLHLLVLSHFYSVPSLKRVCINHLEQGWLTSENVIDVLQLARDCDAPRLALFCIRMVVRNFKSISSTEGWKVMRRANPALEQELLEFVVEADTRKEDRQKKIEEKKVYLQLHEAMEALVHICRDGCRTIGPRDKVLKASQVACSFPACKGLESLVRHFSSCKTRVPGGCVHCKRMWQLLELHSRICEEPDYCKVPLCRHFKVKMLQQTKKDELKWKVLVSKVRAAKNVVSLFSSRRLAF; encoded by the exons ATGGCATCACCAGACTTGCATACACCTTGGCTATCATCAGCTATTGAATCTTTTGGTGGATCCTTCAACATACACACAGAAGATGAAGGCACAGCTCACAGTGTTGTAGAATTTCTTGAAGATCCAAATTCTTCTGATTGTAATGTACCTCCTAATATTCCGAAACCCCCTCCAGTTCCTGGTAAAATCCATTCAAAAGCCGCTAGTTCTCGACAACTTGCTAATTATGATTGTGTCCCAAAAGAAACAATAGATACATGGGACAAGCTATTCAAAGAAGGATATGGAGCAGATGTGCATATAATTACTGAGGATGGATCATTTATTCCAGCTCATTATCCCCTTCTG AGTGTTGCATCTCCAGTGTTGGGGAATCTTCTGCAGCAATCCAAAGTAAGGAATGGTATTAGATGCATAAAGATCGCTGGGGTACCTCATGATGCAGTCTATGTGTTCATCCGTTTCCTCTACTCAGCCTG TTACGACGAAGGAGATATAAAGAAGTTTGTTCTGCATCTGTTGGTCTTATCACATTTCTACTCAGTACCATCCCTTAAAAGAGTGTGCATAAACCATTTGGAGCAGGGTTGGTTGACCTCGGAAAATGTGATAGATGTGCTTCAGTTAGCGAGGGACTGTGATGCACCACGACTTGCTCTCTTTTGCATTCGTATGGTTGTGAGGAACTTCAAGAGCATATCATCCACTGAGGGTTGGAAAGTAATGAGACGCGCTAATCCCGCACTTGAACAGGAACTTTTAGAATTTGTTGTTGAAGCAGATACG AGAAAAGAAGACAGGCAGAAGAAAATCGAAGAGAAAAAGGTGTATTTGCAACTGCATGAAGCAATGGAAGCACTGGTTCACATTTGCAGGGATGGGTGTCGAACTATTGGGCCTCGTGACAAGGTGCTTAAAGCAAGCCAGGTGGCGTGTAGTTTTCCTGCATGCAAGGGGCTGGAATCTCTGGTCCGTCATTTCTCTAGCTGTAAAACTAGAGTTCCTGGTGGATGTGTACATTGCAAGCGAATGTGGCAGCTTCTTGAGCTACATTCACGTATTTGCGAAGAACCTGACTATTGCAAAGTTCCTCTTTGTAG GCATTTCAAGGTGAAAATGCTGCAACAGACCAAGAAAGACGAGTTGAAGTGGAAGGTGCTAGTAAGCAAAGTGAGAGCAGCAAAGAATGTAGTGAGCTTATTCTCATCTCGGCGGTTAGCTTTTTAA
- the LOC132609300 gene encoding formin-like protein 2 isoform X2, which yields MHSPLFSLSLIFTFFLLSSATHIHHHRRLLHQPFFPFNHPTSTSSINKTKPPSPSPPFHPFFSLFPPPPPPSPSFDDLTTFPANISSLILPHSSHSSNNSINSKFIGILISVSILSAAFVTLLVLFFFLYHHRPQREDKSYDDDKRSDSLQPVLPNTTPSNIDIGRATKKKLPLVSFREVNEDVAQSSTASDDDFVPNYQRLESPELHPLPPLARQHFKQHPKIGEAGSFEDDKEEFFSPGASSGDKGSSQNQNQYMSYSSSNDSLSNSPSGELKSLVKFPARSRFTFPPVEQMSMSSSSISSGSTHNSPDSQISSSSAQNPELSMSKFGNSGRYVPIKIPPPPPLPPKLRFWWAINARSSTVLKPRVLVENGGPSMPRLFQSANGNSESSKAVERRNEESMKPKLKPLHWDKVRASSDRAMVWDQLKPSSFWLNEEMFETLFTVNSSNLNSKDGVRHPIITVMNQENQVLHLKKSQNIAILLRALQITSDEVYEALVEGNANTLGTELLETLIKMAPTKEEEQKLKDIKDESQFQLGPAEEFLKAVLDIPFAFKRVDAMLYIASFDSEVEYLKRSFQTLKTACEELRNSKTFVKLLEAVLKTGNRMNVGTNRGDARAFKLDTLLKLVDIKGADGKTTLLHFVIHETIRAEGPRLSDADEADLTPNLEKNHQSSSRDEAEFRNGLQVILNLSHELANVKKAAAMDSDILSNEVAKLEAGIAKITDVLKLNQELVLDESSRKFSESMNGFLNKAEGEIINIQAQEDVALSMVKELTEYFHGDLAAKEESRLIRIFMVVRDFLSILDQVCKDLGK from the exons ATGCACTCTCCATTATTCAGTCTTAGTCTAATCTTTACCTTCTTCCTTCTCTCCTCTGCCACTCATATACACCACCATCGTAGGCTTCTTCATCAACCTTTTTTCCCCTTCAATCATCCAACTTCAACTTCATCCATTAATAAAACTAAACCTCCATCTCCTTCTCCTCCTTTTCATCCATTTTTCTCACTTTTTCCTCCTCCGCCTCCTCCTTCGCCGTCTTTCGATGATCTTACCACTTTCCCTGCCAACATTTCCTCACTCATTCTCCCACACTCCTCACATTCCTCTAATAATTCTATCAACAGCAAATTCATTGGCATCCTCATATCCGTTTCAATCCTCTCTGCTGCGTTCGTCACTCTCCTCGTTCTTTTCTTCTTCCTTTATCATCACCGTCCCCAACGCGAAGACAAAAGCTATGATGATGACAAGAGAAGTGATAGTCTCCAGCCTGTCTTGCCTAATACAACCCCTTCTAACATAGACATCGGTCGTGCAACTAAGAAAAAATTGCCGCTTGTGAGTTTTAGAGAAGTAAATGAAGATGTTGCTCAATCTTCTACAGCTTCAGATGATGACTTTGTCCCAAACTACCAAAGACTCGAATCACCGGAACTCCACCCTCTCCCTCCATTGGCACGTCAACATTTCAAACAACATCCTAAAATTGGAGAGGCTGGATCATTTGAAGATGACAAGGAAGAATTCTTCTCCCCCGGAGCATCCTCTGGGGATAAAG GTTCTTCGCAGAACCAGAATCAATATATGAGTTACAGTTCTTCAAACGATTCATTATCAAATAGTCCTTCGGGAGAATTGAAGAGTTTGGTAAAATTTCCAGCACGGTCGAGGTTTACTTTTCCACCAGTGGAACAGATGTCAATGTCATCATCTTCAATATCTTCTGGCAGTACTCATAATTCCCCTGATTCTCAAATTTCAAGTTCCTCAGCGCAGAATCCCGAGTTGTCTATGAGTAAATTTGGAAACTCAGGGAGGTATGTACCTATAAAAattccaccaccaccaccactgcCACCAAAGCTGAGGTTCTGGTGGGCCATCAATGCCCGAAGTTCGACAGTACTTAAACCTCGTGTACTAGTTGAAAATGGTGGGCCATCGATGCCCCGCCTGTTCCAGAGTGCTAATGGCAATTCTGAAAGTTCAAAAGCAGTTGAAAGGAGGAATGAAGAAAGTATGAAGCCAAAGCTGAAGCCTCTGCACTGGGATAAAGTCAGAGCCAGCTCAGATAGAGCAATGGTTTGGGATCAACTAAAACCTAGCTCTTTTTG gtTAAATGAGGAGATGTTTGAAACATTATTCACTGTAAATTCTTCAAATTTGAATTCAAAAGATGGTGTAAGGCACCCAATTATTACTGTGATGAATCAAGAGAACCAGGTGCTTCACCTAAAGAAGTCTCAGAATATTGCAATTTTGTTGAGAGCACTTCAGATCACTAGTGATGAAGTTTATGAAGCGCTTGTAGAAG GTAATGCTAACACACTCGGAACGGAGCTACTGGAGACTCTAATAAAGATGGCTCCCACGAAAGAAGAAGAACAGAAGCTGAAGGATATCAAAGATGAATCGCAGTTCCAGTTAGGCCCTGCTGAGGAATTTCTCAAAGCAGTGCTAGATATACCATTTGCATTCAAGAGGGTGGATGCAATGCTTTACATTGCTAGTTTTGATTCAGAGGTTGAATACCTTAAGAGATCATTTCAGACATTAAAG ACTGCATGTGAAGAATTAAGGAATAGCAAGACATTTGTAAAGCTCCTGGAAGCTGTACTCAAAACCGGTAACCGCATGAATGTGGGAACGAACAGAGGTGATGCACGTGCCTTCAAGCTTGATACCCTTCTTAAGCTCGTAGATATTAAAGGCGCTGACGGGAAAACCACCCTTTTGCATTTTGTTATTCATGAAACTATTAGAGCAGAAGGTCCTCGTCTTTCTGATGCTGATGAGGCTGATCTGACTCCAAATCTAGAAAAGAATCATCAATCTTCCAGTCGCGATGAGGCTGAATTTAGAAACGGGCTTCAGGTTATTTTGAATTTGAGCCATGAGCTCGCCAATGTGAAGAAAGCAGCTGCCATGGACTCAGATATTCTTAGCAATGAAGTTGCAAAACTAGAAGCAGGAATTGCTAAGATTACTGATGTTCTAAAGCTGAATCAAGAGTTGGTTTTAGATGAAAGTAGTAGAAAGTTCTCCGAGTCGATGAATGGATTCTTGAATAAAGCAGAGGGAGAAATTATCAACATACAAGCCCAAGAGGATGTAGCTCTATCCATGGTAAAGGAGCTAACAGAATATTTCCATGGTGATTTGGCCGCCAAGGAAGAATCTCGACTGATCAGGATATTTATGGTAGTTAGGGACTTCCTCTCTATCCTTGATCAAGTGTGCAAAGATTTGGGAAAATAA
- the LOC132609300 gene encoding formin-like protein 2 isoform X1 — MHSPLFSLSLIFTFFLLSSATHIHHHRRLLHQPFFPFNHPTSTSSINKTKPPSPSPPFHPFFSLFPPPPPPSPSFDDLTTFPANISSLILPHSSHSSNNSINSKFIGILISVSILSAAFVTLLVLFFFLYHHRPQREDKSYDDDKRSDSLQPVLPNTTPSNIDIGRATKKKLPLVSFREVNEDVAQSSTASDDDFVPNYQRLESPELHPLPPLARQHFKQHPKIGEAGSFEDDKEEFFSPGASSGDKGSPEFMQRSFHAPFAGSSQNQNQYMSYSSSNDSLSNSPSGELKSLVKFPARSRFTFPPVEQMSMSSSSISSGSTHNSPDSQISSSSAQNPELSMSKFGNSGRYVPIKIPPPPPLPPKLRFWWAINARSSTVLKPRVLVENGGPSMPRLFQSANGNSESSKAVERRNEESMKPKLKPLHWDKVRASSDRAMVWDQLKPSSFWLNEEMFETLFTVNSSNLNSKDGVRHPIITVMNQENQVLHLKKSQNIAILLRALQITSDEVYEALVEGNANTLGTELLETLIKMAPTKEEEQKLKDIKDESQFQLGPAEEFLKAVLDIPFAFKRVDAMLYIASFDSEVEYLKRSFQTLKTACEELRNSKTFVKLLEAVLKTGNRMNVGTNRGDARAFKLDTLLKLVDIKGADGKTTLLHFVIHETIRAEGPRLSDADEADLTPNLEKNHQSSSRDEAEFRNGLQVILNLSHELANVKKAAAMDSDILSNEVAKLEAGIAKITDVLKLNQELVLDESSRKFSESMNGFLNKAEGEIINIQAQEDVALSMVKELTEYFHGDLAAKEESRLIRIFMVVRDFLSILDQVCKDLGK, encoded by the exons ATGCACTCTCCATTATTCAGTCTTAGTCTAATCTTTACCTTCTTCCTTCTCTCCTCTGCCACTCATATACACCACCATCGTAGGCTTCTTCATCAACCTTTTTTCCCCTTCAATCATCCAACTTCAACTTCATCCATTAATAAAACTAAACCTCCATCTCCTTCTCCTCCTTTTCATCCATTTTTCTCACTTTTTCCTCCTCCGCCTCCTCCTTCGCCGTCTTTCGATGATCTTACCACTTTCCCTGCCAACATTTCCTCACTCATTCTCCCACACTCCTCACATTCCTCTAATAATTCTATCAACAGCAAATTCATTGGCATCCTCATATCCGTTTCAATCCTCTCTGCTGCGTTCGTCACTCTCCTCGTTCTTTTCTTCTTCCTTTATCATCACCGTCCCCAACGCGAAGACAAAAGCTATGATGATGACAAGAGAAGTGATAGTCTCCAGCCTGTCTTGCCTAATACAACCCCTTCTAACATAGACATCGGTCGTGCAACTAAGAAAAAATTGCCGCTTGTGAGTTTTAGAGAAGTAAATGAAGATGTTGCTCAATCTTCTACAGCTTCAGATGATGACTTTGTCCCAAACTACCAAAGACTCGAATCACCGGAACTCCACCCTCTCCCTCCATTGGCACGTCAACATTTCAAACAACATCCTAAAATTGGAGAGGCTGGATCATTTGAAGATGACAAGGAAGAATTCTTCTCCCCCGGAGCATCCTCTGGGGATAAAG GTAGTCCCGAATTCATGCAGAGGAGTTTCCATGCACCTTTTGCAGGTTCTTCGCAGAACCAGAATCAATATATGAGTTACAGTTCTTCAAACGATTCATTATCAAATAGTCCTTCGGGAGAATTGAAGAGTTTGGTAAAATTTCCAGCACGGTCGAGGTTTACTTTTCCACCAGTGGAACAGATGTCAATGTCATCATCTTCAATATCTTCTGGCAGTACTCATAATTCCCCTGATTCTCAAATTTCAAGTTCCTCAGCGCAGAATCCCGAGTTGTCTATGAGTAAATTTGGAAACTCAGGGAGGTATGTACCTATAAAAattccaccaccaccaccactgcCACCAAAGCTGAGGTTCTGGTGGGCCATCAATGCCCGAAGTTCGACAGTACTTAAACCTCGTGTACTAGTTGAAAATGGTGGGCCATCGATGCCCCGCCTGTTCCAGAGTGCTAATGGCAATTCTGAAAGTTCAAAAGCAGTTGAAAGGAGGAATGAAGAAAGTATGAAGCCAAAGCTGAAGCCTCTGCACTGGGATAAAGTCAGAGCCAGCTCAGATAGAGCAATGGTTTGGGATCAACTAAAACCTAGCTCTTTTTG gtTAAATGAGGAGATGTTTGAAACATTATTCACTGTAAATTCTTCAAATTTGAATTCAAAAGATGGTGTAAGGCACCCAATTATTACTGTGATGAATCAAGAGAACCAGGTGCTTCACCTAAAGAAGTCTCAGAATATTGCAATTTTGTTGAGAGCACTTCAGATCACTAGTGATGAAGTTTATGAAGCGCTTGTAGAAG GTAATGCTAACACACTCGGAACGGAGCTACTGGAGACTCTAATAAAGATGGCTCCCACGAAAGAAGAAGAACAGAAGCTGAAGGATATCAAAGATGAATCGCAGTTCCAGTTAGGCCCTGCTGAGGAATTTCTCAAAGCAGTGCTAGATATACCATTTGCATTCAAGAGGGTGGATGCAATGCTTTACATTGCTAGTTTTGATTCAGAGGTTGAATACCTTAAGAGATCATTTCAGACATTAAAG ACTGCATGTGAAGAATTAAGGAATAGCAAGACATTTGTAAAGCTCCTGGAAGCTGTACTCAAAACCGGTAACCGCATGAATGTGGGAACGAACAGAGGTGATGCACGTGCCTTCAAGCTTGATACCCTTCTTAAGCTCGTAGATATTAAAGGCGCTGACGGGAAAACCACCCTTTTGCATTTTGTTATTCATGAAACTATTAGAGCAGAAGGTCCTCGTCTTTCTGATGCTGATGAGGCTGATCTGACTCCAAATCTAGAAAAGAATCATCAATCTTCCAGTCGCGATGAGGCTGAATTTAGAAACGGGCTTCAGGTTATTTTGAATTTGAGCCATGAGCTCGCCAATGTGAAGAAAGCAGCTGCCATGGACTCAGATATTCTTAGCAATGAAGTTGCAAAACTAGAAGCAGGAATTGCTAAGATTACTGATGTTCTAAAGCTGAATCAAGAGTTGGTTTTAGATGAAAGTAGTAGAAAGTTCTCCGAGTCGATGAATGGATTCTTGAATAAAGCAGAGGGAGAAATTATCAACATACAAGCCCAAGAGGATGTAGCTCTATCCATGGTAAAGGAGCTAACAGAATATTTCCATGGTGATTTGGCCGCCAAGGAAGAATCTCGACTGATCAGGATATTTATGGTAGTTAGGGACTTCCTCTCTATCCTTGATCAAGTGTGCAAAGATTTGGGAAAATAA